The genomic interval TTTCGTCCAGGAGCGGATCAACGATGCGTCGCTGCCGGTATTCTCGGCCGGGGAGTACACGATCACCTGGGGCGCCGTCGAAGGCTGGACCACGCCCGTGCCGGCGCTGGAGACGCTGACGCTGGTGGAGGACGGCGAGCTGCTCTTCACGGGCCTCTACACCGGCGGCCCCTTCGTCGGCGAGAGCGGTGGCGATCTGGGCAACGCGAGCGGCGCGGACCAGGGCGTGGCGCTGCGCGACTGGGACGGTGACGGGGATCTCGACATCGCCGTCGCCTGCCGCGGCACGGCCGATCTCCTGTTGAGCAACCAGTCCGGCAACGCGTTCAGCGCGGTGCCATCGCCCCTGCTCGCCGGTACCGCCGCCAGCACATCGATCGCCTGGGGCGACTTCGACGACGACGGCCATCCCGATCTCTACATCGCGCGCGACGGCGAGGCGAACGCCTTGTTGCGCAACGACGGCGCCGGCGGGTTCGTGGACGTGACCTTCAGCGACGCGGGCGACACCGGGCCCGCCAGCACGGCGATCTGGACCGATTTCAACCGTGACGGGAATCTGGATCTGTACGTCGTCAACACGGGCCAGATGGACAGGTACCTGATGAACCTCGGGCTCGTCGGCGGGAACTACCTGTTCTTCACCTACGGTAGCGGCAACGAGGGGAGCGGCGTCGCGGCCGCCTGGGCCGATTACGACGACGACGGCGACCAGGATTTCTACCTGACCAGGAGTTTCGCCGCGAACGTCCTGTACCAGTACGACGGCGTCTCCCCGTTCGGGGAGGCCACCGTTCCCACGGTCCTGAGCGACGTCGGCGGCGGCGCCGGCTGCGCCTGGGGCGATTACGACAACGACGGAGACCTGGATCTTTACTTCGCCAACGACGGCAGCCGTGACCGCCTGGTCCGCCAGACCACCACGAGCTGGTCCCTGGTCCTCGGCGGCGCCCTGGAGGACCCCGGCCACGGCAGGGGCGTGGCCTGGGGCGATCTCGACAACGACGGCGATCTCGACCTGTACATCGCGCGGCACGGCGAGTACGACCGCTTCCTGCGCAACGACGGGGGCGTATTCGTGAACGTCCCGCTGGGCATCGACGCCACCGCCGGCCTCGCCAACGGCGTCGCCCTGGGCGACACCGACGGCGACGGCGACCTGGATGTCTACGTGGGCAACGAGAGCGGGCCCAACGTGCTGCTGATCAACCAGCTCGACAACGGCAACCATTGGCTGCACGTGGACCTGGTCGGCGACGACTGCAACCGCGACGCCGTGGGTGCCCGC from bacterium carries:
- a CDS encoding VCBS repeat-containing protein, which codes for MPITWYLTSPYDTPEGTGRWSWYGGPGTPAAFFDGYDDIIGGQESGSMYSTYQPIVGAHLGDESPLIVEAFYTLIGLEGALSVTIEVDQAVTTTNNVVQFAVFENNIIGEVNLARDVLAPEPFTLTTPGQSVVLNRAFTVSPSWAVENLGVAVFVQSEAGDKRVLQAALAVPDYAGLIHVDANPEGLDAPWTLAGPDGFVQERINDASLPVFSAGEYTITWGAVEGWTTPVPALETLTLVEDGELLFTGLYTGGPFVGESGGDLGNASGADQGVALRDWDGDGDLDIAVACRGTADLLLSNQSGNAFSAVPSPLLAGTAASTSIAWGDFDDDGHPDLYIARDGEANALLRNDGAGGFVDVTFSDAGDTGPASTAIWTDFNRDGNLDLYVVNTGQMDRYLMNLGLVGGNYLFFTYGSGNEGSGVAAAWADYDDDGDQDFYLTRSFAANVLYQYDGVSPFGEATVPTVLSDVGGGAGCAWGDYDNDGDLDLYFANDGSRDRLVRQTTTSWSLVLGGALEDPGHGRGVAWGDLDNDGDLDLYIARHGEYDRFLRNDGGVFVNVPLGIDATAGLANGVALGDTDGDGDLDVYVGNESGPNVLLINQLDNGNHWLHVDLVGDDCNRDAVGARVRLVAGSLSLMREVNGGSGFRSQDSPTVEFGLGAAATADSVIVRWPCGGEEVFTDLAADQKLTVVENGTTAVQPPQTPAPELRLMPARPNPFNPRTEVVFDLPYGGRAHLAVYDVCGRLVRTLSTGELPAGRNRVVWSGDDDAGRPVATGTYLLRLRQGGHAAVRRVTLMK